A stretch of the Bordetella genomosp. 8 genome encodes the following:
- a CDS encoding MFS transporter: MTAIPSAHERDIRPMSGTLLLLLAVAAGLSVASLYYVQPMLGVLAPAIGASDRSVGFLPTLTQLGYAAGILFLAPLGDRYDRKKIILVKAAILSLALLSSGVAPSIAALLAASFIIGLSATMAQDIVPAAAHLARPEQRGKTVGTVMTGLLLGILMSRVVSGIVAEQFGWRAMFYVAAAAVLLLGLTLWRGLPAFAPTTQLPYGALLRSVGELWRKHPTLRLATLSQGLLSLAFSAFWSTLAIMLHGEPFNMGPGVAGAFGIAGAVGALAAPLAGRMADRRGPAMVSRVGAGLTTLSFAAMALMPMLPPSGALWLLGASTVGFDLGIQIALISHQTIVYGIDHAARSRLNAVLMVGVFVGMALGGALASMALANFGWTGVTFVATGAALLALLLRLRAAAAVRLAVRDATA, encoded by the coding sequence ATGACTGCCATTCCATCGGCGCATGAGCGCGACATCCGCCCGATGTCGGGCACGCTGCTGCTACTGCTCGCCGTCGCCGCCGGCTTGAGCGTTGCGTCGCTCTACTACGTCCAGCCCATGCTGGGCGTCCTGGCGCCGGCCATCGGCGCCAGCGACAGGAGCGTGGGCTTCCTGCCGACCCTGACCCAGCTGGGCTACGCGGCCGGGATCCTGTTCCTGGCGCCGCTGGGCGACCGGTATGACAGGAAGAAGATCATCCTGGTCAAGGCGGCCATCCTCAGCCTGGCCTTGCTGTCCAGCGGCGTCGCGCCATCCATCGCCGCGCTGCTGGCCGCCAGTTTCATCATCGGATTGTCCGCCACCATGGCGCAGGACATCGTACCCGCGGCCGCCCATCTGGCCCGACCGGAGCAACGGGGCAAGACCGTCGGCACGGTCATGACCGGCTTGCTGCTGGGCATACTGATGTCCCGCGTGGTCAGCGGCATCGTCGCGGAGCAATTCGGCTGGCGCGCGATGTTCTACGTGGCCGCCGCCGCCGTGCTGCTGCTTGGCCTGACCTTGTGGCGCGGCCTGCCGGCTTTCGCGCCGACGACGCAACTGCCCTACGGCGCGCTGCTGCGCTCCGTTGGCGAGCTGTGGCGCAAGCATCCCACCCTGCGCCTGGCCACCTTGTCGCAAGGACTGCTGTCGCTGGCGTTCAGCGCGTTCTGGTCCACGCTGGCCATCATGCTGCATGGAGAGCCATTCAATATGGGACCCGGTGTGGCGGGCGCGTTCGGTATCGCGGGCGCCGTGGGCGCGCTGGCCGCGCCGTTGGCGGGGCGCATGGCCGACCGCCGCGGCCCTGCCATGGTAAGCCGCGTGGGCGCGGGATTGACCACGCTGTCCTTCGCGGCGATGGCGCTCATGCCCATGCTGCCGCCCTCGGGCGCACTGTGGCTGCTGGGCGCGAGCACTGTCGGCTTCGACCTGGGCATCCAGATCGCGCTGATCTCGCACCAGACCATCGTCTATGGCATCGACCATGCGGCGCGCAGCCGGCTCAACGCGGTGCTGATGGTAGGCGTTTTCGTCGGCATGGCGCTGGGTGGCGCGCTCGCCAGCATGGCGCTGGCGAACTTCGGCTGGACCGGCGTCACGTTCGTGGCGACGGGCGCCGCCCTGCTGGCCTTGCTGCTCAGGCTGCGGGCGGCCGCTGCGGTGCGCCTTGCCGTGCGGGATGCCACCGCGTGA
- a CDS encoding uroporphyrinogen decarboxylase family protein: MSLLLPTTLVGSYTQPDWLIDRKRLGDRFPPRVRAKELWRVAPEWLEQAQDDATLLAIRDQEDAGLDIITDGEMRRESYSNRFATALEGVDIDNPGTALDRSGHPNPVPRVVGKIRRKHAVQVRDVEFLRAHTDRQIKITVPGPFTMAQQAQNDFYGSEAELAHDYAEAVNAEIRDLFAAGADVVQIDEPYMQARPEKAREFGIEVLNHALQGVEGKTAVHICFGYAAVIHARPAGYSFLPELCGCSAHQISIETAQSNLDCAVLETLPNKQIMLGVLDLSTNEVETPDVVAARIRRAFPYVPPERIIVAPDCGLKYLPREVAFGKMKAMADGARIVREELAGGN; this comes from the coding sequence GCGCGCCAAGGAATTGTGGCGTGTGGCGCCCGAGTGGCTGGAGCAGGCGCAGGACGACGCCACCCTGCTGGCGATCCGCGACCAGGAGGACGCCGGCCTGGACATCATCACCGATGGCGAAATGCGGCGCGAAAGCTATTCGAACCGCTTCGCCACCGCGCTGGAAGGCGTGGACATCGACAACCCCGGCACGGCGCTGGACCGCAGCGGCCATCCCAATCCGGTACCGCGCGTGGTCGGCAAGATCCGCCGCAAGCACGCAGTACAGGTGCGCGACGTCGAATTCCTGCGCGCCCACACCGATCGCCAGATCAAGATCACGGTGCCCGGCCCCTTCACCATGGCGCAGCAGGCCCAGAATGACTTCTATGGCTCCGAGGCGGAGCTGGCCCATGACTACGCCGAGGCCGTCAACGCCGAAATCCGCGACCTGTTCGCGGCCGGCGCGGACGTCGTGCAGATCGACGAGCCCTACATGCAGGCGCGTCCCGAAAAGGCGCGCGAGTTCGGGATCGAGGTCCTGAACCACGCCCTGCAAGGCGTCGAGGGCAAGACGGCGGTGCACATCTGCTTCGGCTACGCGGCGGTGATCCATGCGCGACCGGCCGGATACTCCTTCCTTCCCGAGCTGTGCGGCTGCTCGGCCCACCAGATTTCCATCGAGACGGCGCAATCCAACCTGGACTGCGCCGTGCTCGAAACGCTGCCGAACAAGCAGATCATGCTGGGCGTGCTGGATCTTTCGACCAACGAGGTTGAAACGCCGGACGTCGTCGCCGCCCGCATCCGCCGCGCCTTTCCCTATGTGCCGCCCGAGCGCATCATCGTGGCGCCCGACTGCGGCTTGAAGTACCTGCCGCGCGAAGTCGCATTCGGCAAGATGAAGGCCATGGCCGACGGCGCCAGGATCGTCCGCGAAGAACTGGCGGGTGGCAACTGA
- a CDS encoding Bug family tripartite tricarboxylate transporter substrate binding protein, with protein MLRTRLLASLGALLALATALTPAHAQPDFPNHPITIVVPVPPGGIVDLAARLTTEQMGTTLGQPVIIDNRAGASGNIAYALVAAARPDGYTLLASYSMYHAGNPSMFNGLRWNAESFKPVGMVAVSPHVVTVHPSLPVHNLKELVAYAKAHPGEINYASQGSGSVPHVGTELFKQMTGTDMVHVPYKGSGPAIQDVLSGRVQLFITTPPSVIGHIQNGRLRAIAIAGASRHPMLPDVPTAAEEGFPGFELDAWVALFAPAGTPDAVIEKISAALGKGLQDPAVIKTAEEAGVRVNYQNPQQLGETVARDTAHWSQVIKSANITVN; from the coding sequence ATGCTCCGCACCCGCTTGCTCGCGTCCCTGGGCGCGCTTCTCGCCCTGGCCACCGCGCTGACGCCCGCCCACGCCCAGCCGGATTTCCCCAACCATCCCATCACCATCGTCGTTCCGGTGCCGCCCGGCGGCATCGTCGACCTGGCGGCGCGCCTGACCACGGAGCAGATGGGGACCACGCTGGGCCAACCCGTCATCATCGACAATCGCGCCGGTGCCAGCGGCAACATCGCCTATGCGCTGGTAGCCGCGGCCCGTCCCGACGGCTATACCCTGCTGGCCTCGTATTCCATGTACCACGCCGGCAATCCCTCGATGTTCAACGGCCTGCGCTGGAACGCGGAGTCCTTCAAGCCGGTCGGGATGGTGGCCGTATCGCCGCACGTGGTGACGGTGCATCCCTCGCTGCCCGTCCACAACCTGAAGGAGCTGGTCGCCTATGCCAAGGCGCACCCGGGCGAGATCAACTATGCGTCGCAGGGCAGCGGTTCGGTGCCGCACGTGGGCACCGAGCTGTTCAAGCAGATGACCGGCACCGATATGGTCCATGTGCCCTACAAGGGCTCGGGCCCGGCCATCCAGGACGTACTGTCGGGACGCGTGCAGCTGTTCATCACCACGCCGCCCTCGGTCATCGGCCATATCCAGAATGGCCGCCTGCGCGCCATCGCCATCGCCGGCGCGTCACGCCATCCCATGCTGCCCGACGTCCCGACGGCCGCCGAGGAAGGCTTCCCCGGTTTCGAGCTGGATGCCTGGGTAGCGCTTTTCGCGCCGGCCGGCACGCCCGACGCGGTGATCGAAAAGATCAGCGCCGCGCTGGGCAAGGGACTGCAGGATCCCGCCGTCATCAAGACGGCCGAGGAAGCAGGCGTGCGTGTCAATTACCAGAACCCGCAGCAACTGGGTGAAACCGTCGCCAGGGATACCGCGCATTGGTCGCAGGTGATCAAGTCGGCAAATATCACGGTGAATTGA
- a CDS encoding PIG-L deacetylase family protein: MDALSDRLIHGEGTPESQWRAWLDRRALRQGHAAELVRPGGTLHIVAPHPDDEILGCGGIMREAYLAGVSLCIWAITNGEQSHPGSALWDPAGLARERVRESMQALALIAPGTPRHPLGIPDGGVTDFEDDIAARLALSIRPRDTVIAPWQWDGHPDHEAASRAAFRAARARACRFLETPIWAWHWMTPDAGAFPTDDALAIRVGVDAMVLRRRAVMCFRSQLQADASTGKPPVLTAAMLERLERPYEVLIQ; the protein is encoded by the coding sequence ATGGACGCTCTGAGCGACCGTCTGATCCACGGCGAAGGCACGCCGGAATCGCAGTGGCGCGCCTGGCTGGATCGCCGCGCCCTGCGGCAGGGCCACGCCGCGGAACTCGTACGTCCGGGCGGCACGCTGCATATCGTCGCGCCTCATCCCGACGACGAGATCCTGGGTTGCGGCGGCATCATGCGCGAGGCCTATCTGGCTGGCGTATCGCTATGCATCTGGGCAATCACCAATGGCGAGCAGAGCCATCCCGGCTCGGCGCTCTGGGACCCTGCCGGCCTGGCGCGGGAGCGCGTGCGCGAAAGCATGCAAGCCCTGGCGCTGATCGCACCGGGCACCCCCAGGCATCCGCTCGGCATTCCGGATGGCGGCGTGACGGACTTCGAGGATGACATCGCGGCCCGCCTTGCCCTGTCCATCAGGCCGCGGGACACGGTCATCGCGCCCTGGCAGTGGGATGGCCATCCGGACCACGAGGCTGCATCGCGTGCCGCCTTCCGCGCGGCTCGGGCGCGGGCGTGCCGCTTCCTGGAAACGCCGATATGGGCCTGGCATTGGATGACGCCCGACGCCGGCGCATTTCCCACCGACGACGCCCTCGCCATACGCGTGGGCGTGGATGCGATGGTCCTGAGGCGGCGCGCGGTGATGTGCTTTCGCTCGCAGCTACAGGCGGACGCCTCCACCGGCAAGCCGCCCGTGCTGACCGCCGCCATGCTGGAAAGGCTGGAGCGGCCCTATGAGGTACTGATCCAATGA
- a CDS encoding LysR family transcriptional regulator: MPDATDKGGSDRLTLIDTFVRIVNAGSLSAAAEQLGATQPTVSRRLQALERAVGVRLIQRSTHGMQLTEDGRRCYDRAEELIASWQAFDSEVRGAGQQPVGTLRVVVAHAFGQQRFVAPLATYMKRYPGMRVEWLLHDHMPDFVADGVDCAIRVGEVADESVVAIKLGDVPRIIVAAPELLPDGYAPEHPSELAGLPWLALRTFYRDEIALNHTATGETVRVPFQARMSTDSLYALRSAALLGLGIAVASTWVFEEDLREGRLRQLAPQWRASALPLSLVYPASRLQPRRLRAFIDTMREELGTWLGAPSS, encoded by the coding sequence ATGCCGGACGCCACCGACAAGGGCGGCTCCGATCGCCTCACCCTGATCGATACCTTCGTGCGCATCGTCAACGCCGGCAGCCTCAGTGCCGCCGCCGAACAGTTGGGCGCGACGCAGCCCACGGTCAGCCGCCGGCTGCAGGCGCTGGAGCGTGCCGTCGGGGTACGGCTGATCCAGCGATCCACCCACGGCATGCAGCTGACCGAAGACGGCCGCCGCTGCTATGACCGAGCGGAAGAGTTGATCGCCTCCTGGCAGGCGTTCGACAGCGAGGTGCGCGGGGCAGGCCAGCAGCCGGTCGGCACCTTGCGTGTCGTGGTGGCCCACGCCTTCGGCCAGCAGCGTTTCGTGGCCCCGCTGGCGACGTATATGAAGCGCTACCCCGGCATGCGGGTGGAATGGCTGCTGCACGACCACATGCCGGATTTCGTCGCCGACGGCGTCGATTGCGCGATCCGCGTGGGCGAGGTCGCCGACGAGTCGGTGGTGGCGATCAAGCTGGGCGATGTCCCCCGCATCATCGTCGCCGCGCCCGAACTGCTGCCCGATGGCTACGCACCGGAACACCCTAGCGAGCTGGCAGGCCTGCCCTGGCTGGCCTTGCGCACCTTCTACCGCGATGAAATCGCCCTGAATCACACGGCCACGGGCGAGACGGTGCGTGTGCCTTTCCAGGCACGCATGTCCACCGACAGCCTGTACGCCCTGCGCAGCGCCGCCTTGCTGGGCCTGGGCATCGCGGTGGCGTCGACCTGGGTGTTCGAGGAAGACCTGCGCGAAGGCCGGCTGCGCCAACTGGCGCCACAGTGGCGGGCCAGCGCGCTGCCGCTGTCGCTGGTCTATCCCGCCAGCCGCCTGCAACCGCGCAGGCTGCGCGCCTTCATCGACACGATGCGCGAGGAGCTCGGGACGTGGCTGGGGGCACCATCCTCTTGA
- a CDS encoding glycosyltransferase produces the protein MIGVCIPAHNEEATVSACLASVRAAASHPELREEPVTVVLVLDSCTDRTAEYAASWRIAQLRVDCRNVGQTRAAGADFLIAAGARWLAFTDADTTVSPSWLVDQLALDAAAVCGTVGVADWSAHGTQALAAQWHFRSNYRDRDGHRHIHGANLGIASAAYLRAGGFRSLTCHEDRDLVERLERAGEAIAWSARPRVWTSARPYSRVDEGFAAALRMGWDSAEKAA, from the coding sequence ATGATCGGCGTTTGCATACCCGCGCACAACGAGGAGGCCACCGTCAGCGCCTGCCTGGCCTCCGTGCGCGCGGCGGCCTCGCATCCGGAATTGCGCGAGGAGCCGGTGACCGTGGTCCTGGTGCTGGATAGCTGTACGGACCGTACCGCGGAATATGCGGCGTCCTGGCGTATCGCGCAGCTGCGCGTGGACTGCCGCAACGTCGGGCAGACGCGTGCGGCCGGCGCGGACTTCCTGATCGCAGCCGGCGCCAGGTGGCTGGCGTTCACCGACGCCGATACGACGGTCTCGCCATCCTGGCTGGTGGACCAGCTCGCGCTGGATGCCGCGGCGGTATGCGGAACGGTGGGCGTGGCGGATTGGTCGGCACATGGGACGCAGGCGCTTGCCGCCCAATGGCATTTCCGATCCAACTACCGGGATCGCGATGGCCACCGGCATATACACGGCGCCAACCTCGGGATCGCCAGCGCGGCCTACCTGCGCGCCGGCGGCTTCCGTTCGTTGACCTGCCATGAGGACCGCGACCTGGTCGAGCGACTCGAACGCGCTGGCGAGGCCATCGCCTGGAGCGCACGGCCCCGCGTCTGGACCAGCGCCCGCCCCTACTCCCGCGTCGATGAAGGCTTCGCCGCCGCCCTGCGCATGGGTTGGGACAGCGCCGAAAAGGCGGCGTAA
- a CDS encoding carotenoid oxygenase family protein: protein MKTPHPGSQDQATRGRRGFIKRAGAGIAAATLPLPVGYASAAGGGASPETAGEGPMAHWTSTNPALTRAFAPVFDERDDGDLPVQGEIPAGLSGVFMRNGPNPAFEPAAHYAYPFDGTGMVHAVYIDRGRVRYRNRWVATKELTEERAAGRRIYNTSFGPPPHANLANTNIVHHAGRFLALYEGGAPYELDRELATVGVFDYGGALPRFMSAHPKADPRTGELLSVEYDLHTSTMRYLRADRSGQLDRRVAFPAPWPAIVHDVAITERYVVAVVAPLVFDLSGKGPPASWEPDRGTRIALIPRDAVDREAIKWVPAPPFFNWHTVNAYEDGDRIALVVPWYDAFSLTAPSKRLELHRLTIHADSKQVDDQALDDQPCEFGRINEAYLGRRARYGYVGLRAPYPDRPPQIGAFEAIARYDLESGEKVVHRFPPGQTVCEPVFVADPAGGGEADGYILSFVHAEGDERGHFIILDARNLAAEPVATVVLPRRVPAGLHGSWTPA, encoded by the coding sequence ATGAAAACGCCACACCCAGGCAGCCAGGACCAAGCCACCCGCGGCCGCCGCGGTTTCATCAAGCGGGCCGGCGCCGGCATCGCGGCCGCCACGCTCCCGCTGCCCGTGGGGTACGCCAGCGCGGCGGGCGGCGGCGCATCGCCCGAGACCGCCGGAGAAGGCCCCATGGCGCACTGGACCAGCACCAACCCTGCCCTCACCCGCGCCTTCGCGCCGGTTTTCGACGAGCGCGACGATGGCGACCTGCCCGTGCAGGGCGAGATTCCCGCCGGGCTGAGCGGCGTGTTCATGCGCAACGGGCCCAATCCAGCCTTCGAGCCCGCGGCGCACTACGCCTATCCTTTCGATGGCACCGGCATGGTCCACGCGGTCTATATCGATCGGGGCCGCGTCCGTTATCGCAATCGCTGGGTGGCGACGAAGGAGCTGACCGAAGAACGGGCAGCCGGGCGCCGCATCTACAACACGTCCTTCGGCCCGCCGCCGCACGCCAATCTGGCCAATACCAACATCGTGCACCACGCCGGGCGTTTCCTGGCCTTGTACGAAGGCGGCGCCCCCTACGAATTGGACCGTGAACTGGCCACCGTCGGCGTGTTCGACTATGGCGGGGCGCTGCCACGCTTCATGTCGGCCCATCCGAAGGCGGATCCACGGACAGGAGAACTGCTGTCCGTGGAATACGACCTGCATACCAGCACGATGCGCTATCTGCGCGCCGACCGCAGCGGCCAACTGGACCGGCGCGTGGCTTTTCCCGCACCCTGGCCCGCCATCGTCCATGACGTCGCCATCACTGAACGGTATGTCGTCGCCGTGGTCGCGCCGCTGGTATTCGACCTGTCCGGCAAGGGCCCGCCGGCCAGCTGGGAACCGGACCGGGGCACAAGGATCGCGCTGATCCCACGCGATGCGGTCGACAGGGAGGCCATCAAGTGGGTGCCCGCCCCGCCCTTTTTCAACTGGCATACGGTCAACGCATATGAGGACGGCGACCGCATCGCGCTGGTCGTGCCCTGGTACGACGCCTTCTCCCTGACCGCCCCGTCGAAGCGCCTGGAACTGCATCGGCTGACGATACATGCCGACAGCAAGCAGGTGGATGACCAGGCGCTCGACGACCAGCCCTGCGAGTTCGGCCGCATCAACGAGGCCTACCTGGGACGACGCGCGCGCTACGGTTACGTGGGGCTGCGCGCCCCCTATCCGGATCGCCCGCCACAGATAGGCGCCTTCGAGGCGATCGCCCGCTACGACCTGGAATCCGGTGAAAAAGTGGTGCACCGCTTCCCGCCAGGCCAGACGGTCTGCGAGCCCGTATTCGTCGCCGACCCCGCGGGTGGCGGCGAAGCGGATGGCTACATCCTGAGCTTCGTCCATGCCGAAGGCGACGAGCGCGGGCATTTCATTATCCTGGATGCCCGCAACCTGGCGGCGGAACCGGTCGCCACGGTGGTCCTGCCCCGGCGCGTCCCGGCTGGGCTGCACGGGAGTTGGACGCCGGCGTGA
- a CDS encoding acyl-CoA dehydrogenase family protein — protein sequence MLDVSISSPDCLRPGAALAPPANLGALCEAAGRTRDAAGIDGLFQTLACALTHTVPFPGSGDTLARWRILADVARRSLPLAKLVEGHLDALAILHELRCWSEVQPQDVWATWCAEPPGMRVVATADDADGRHVRLSGIKPWCSGAAAATRALVSVWNPRGEASLAAVHMDDAGVRISDRGWQAVGMGPTDSVDVEFRHARAVLVGAPGAYVERPGFMHGAAGVAACWYGAAVALADALRSGVRRRPDDAHALAHLGAVDVVLAQAGMQLRDCARAIDDAPHRPHACAVRRSRLAVEQAALAVLERAPRAIGPAPFCKDATLAGLLADLPVYLRQSHAERDLAAHGLALLDDSEGATPWTL from the coding sequence ATGCTCGATGTCAGCATTTCCTCTCCCGATTGCCTGCGCCCCGGCGCGGCTTTGGCGCCCCCGGCCAATCTCGGCGCCTTGTGCGAGGCTGCCGGCCGCACCCGCGACGCCGCTGGCATCGACGGCCTTTTCCAGACCCTGGCCTGCGCGCTGACCCATACCGTGCCATTTCCCGGCAGCGGCGACACATTGGCCCGCTGGCGCATCCTGGCCGATGTCGCGCGCCGCAGCCTGCCATTGGCCAAGCTGGTTGAAGGCCATCTCGACGCGCTGGCCATCCTGCACGAACTGCGGTGTTGGAGCGAAGTCCAGCCGCAGGACGTATGGGCGACATGGTGCGCCGAGCCTCCCGGCATGCGCGTGGTCGCCACGGCGGACGATGCCGATGGCCGGCACGTGCGCCTGTCCGGCATCAAGCCCTGGTGTTCCGGCGCGGCCGCCGCCACGCGGGCCTTGGTCAGTGTCTGGAATCCGCGGGGCGAGGCCAGCCTGGCGGCGGTCCATATGGATGACGCGGGCGTGCGGATCAGCGACCGGGGCTGGCAGGCCGTCGGCATGGGGCCGACGGACAGCGTGGACGTCGAGTTTCGCCACGCCCGCGCGGTTCTCGTAGGCGCGCCGGGCGCCTACGTGGAGCGTCCTGGATTCATGCATGGCGCGGCCGGCGTGGCGGCCTGCTGGTATGGCGCGGCGGTCGCATTGGCCGATGCCCTGCGATCCGGCGTGCGGCGGCGCCCGGACGACGCGCATGCCCTGGCCCACCTGGGCGCCGTCGACGTGGTGCTGGCCCAGGCAGGCATGCAATTGCGCGACTGCGCGCGCGCCATCGACGACGCGCCGCATCGACCGCATGCGTGCGCCGTGCGGCGTTCCCGGCTGGCTGTGGAACAGGCCGCGCTGGCCGTGCTGGAGCGCGCCCCGCGCGCCATCGGCCCGGCGCCTTTTTGCAAGGATGCGACCCTGGCCGGCCTGTTGGCCGACCTGCCCGTCTACCTGCGCCAGAGCCATGCGGAACGGGACCTGGCCGCGCATGGCCTGGCACTGCTCGACGACTCGGAGGGTGCCACGCCATGGACGCTCTGA
- a CDS encoding class I SAM-dependent DNA methyltransferase — protein MNHFDALYRQSSDPWDVRTSWYEQRKRAVLLAALPRQRYGRILELGCGNGEMTRQLARRAGSVIAADGAETAVALCMECMVKDGLENVRGHVGRLPGDWPLQPGETCDLIVVSELAYYIPAHDMDDFLHRCAAALAPGGEWVMCHYTRDFDDRLQPTSELHARIDALGGLARVLHHEDERFLLDIWRKPEKDGR, from the coding sequence ATGAACCACTTCGACGCGCTGTACAGGCAGTCTTCCGATCCCTGGGACGTGCGCACGTCGTGGTATGAGCAGCGCAAGCGCGCCGTGCTGCTGGCCGCGCTGCCGCGACAGCGCTATGGCCGCATCCTGGAACTGGGGTGCGGTAATGGCGAAATGACCCGGCAGCTGGCACGGCGCGCCGGTTCGGTGATCGCGGCCGACGGCGCGGAAACGGCAGTGGCGCTGTGCATGGAATGCATGGTGAAGGACGGCCTGGAGAATGTGCGCGGGCACGTCGGCCGGCTGCCCGGCGACTGGCCGCTGCAGCCCGGTGAAACCTGCGACCTGATCGTGGTGTCGGAGCTCGCGTATTACATCCCGGCGCACGACATGGACGATTTCCTGCATCGGTGCGCAGCCGCGCTGGCGCCCGGCGGCGAATGGGTCATGTGCCACTACACCCGCGATTTCGACGACCGCCTTCAACCCACGTCCGAGCTGCATGCGCGCATCGACGCGCTGGGCGGCCTGGCGCGCGTCCTGCACCACGAGGACGAACGTTTTCTACTGGATATCTGGCGAAAACCGGAAAAGGATGGACGATGA